One Burkholderia cepacia genomic window carries:
- a CDS encoding UDP-glucose 4-epimerase, with translation MTLSGNIREDDWSVEVETRPDAAGGGFRCRVQVEHGVGPARFHHAFEHSHAYPTEREAMIEGLRAGMTWIEMKASQTFNV, from the coding sequence ATGACACTGTCGGGCAATATCCGCGAGGACGACTGGTCGGTCGAGGTCGAGACGCGGCCGGACGCCGCCGGCGGCGGGTTCCGCTGCCGCGTGCAGGTCGAGCACGGCGTCGGCCCCGCCCGGTTTCACCATGCGTTCGAGCACAGCCATGCGTATCCGACCGAGCGGGAGGCGATGATCGAAGGGCTGCGGGCGGGCATGACGTGGATCGAGATGAAGGCGTCGCAGACCTTCAACGTATAA
- a CDS encoding DUF1488 domain-containing protein, with the protein MQIDFPPEPPEYCARDLVVAFSAIVDDSCVQCAITAEALEDHFGAPSLLERDLLAAFDAHRPAIEAMARRMLEEIGGRPVLLHSGHFRFGG; encoded by the coding sequence ATGCAGATCGATTTCCCGCCGGAACCGCCCGAATATTGCGCACGCGACCTGGTCGTGGCGTTTTCGGCGATCGTCGATGACAGCTGTGTGCAATGTGCGATCACGGCCGAGGCGCTGGAAGATCATTTCGGCGCGCCGTCGCTGCTCGAACGCGACCTGCTGGCCGCATTCGACGCGCACCGGCCGGCGATCGAGGCGATGGCACGCCGCATGCTCGAGGAAATCGGCGGCCGGCCGGTGCTGCTGCACAGCGGTCACTTCCGATTCGGCGGCTGA
- a CDS encoding DUF488 domain-containing protein yields MSIRIVQLGSPRAAGEGLRIGTVRRPPRGVPKAEFASRNYYDVWLPTLSPSAELVAQAQAAGTDADWRAFARKFRAEMAHGDAPKVLDLLAALSATTAFSIGCYCDDERRCHRSVLRELLAERGATIEPDAS; encoded by the coding sequence ATGAGCATCCGGATCGTACAGCTGGGGTCGCCGCGCGCGGCCGGCGAGGGCCTGCGGATCGGCACGGTGCGGCGGCCGCCGCGCGGCGTGCCGAAGGCGGAATTCGCGTCGCGCAACTACTATGATGTATGGCTGCCGACGTTGTCGCCGAGCGCGGAACTCGTCGCGCAGGCGCAGGCCGCCGGGACCGACGCCGATTGGCGGGCCTTCGCCCGCAAGTTCCGCGCGGAGATGGCGCATGGCGATGCGCCGAAGGTGCTCGACCTGCTGGCTGCCCTGTCGGCGACCACCGCGTTCTCGATCGGCTGCTATTGCGACGACGAACGCCGTTGCCACCGCAGCGTGCTGCGCGAGCTGCTCGCGGAACGTGGCGCGACGATCGAGCCCGACGCATCCTGA
- a CDS encoding amino acid aminotransferase, protein MFEHIDAYPGDPILTLNENFQKDPRDQKVNLSIGIYFDAEGRIPVMGAVREAETALQRDLGAKPYLPMVGLAAYRDAVQALVFGADHPARAAGRIATLQTLGGSGALKVGADFLKRYFPDAQVWLSDPSWENHRFIFERAGFTVNTYPYYDEATGGLKFDAMLAAIDALPARSIVLLHACCHNPTGVDLDEGQWEKLIDVIEARGLLPFVDMAYQGFGAGLDADAFAVRELARRGVPALVANSFSKNFSLYGERVGGLSVVCEDAAAADRVLGQLAGAVRSNYSNPPIHGAKIVSTVLTTPALRKQWEEELAAMCRRIARMRQSIHDGLRDHVSGEALTRYVKQRGMFTYTGLTESQVDALREVHGVYILRSGRMCVAGLNDSNVAIVADAIGKVLKSSV, encoded by the coding sequence ATGTTCGAACACATCGACGCGTACCCGGGCGACCCGATCCTGACGCTCAACGAGAACTTCCAGAAAGATCCGCGCGACCAGAAGGTCAACCTGAGCATCGGCATCTACTTCGACGCCGAAGGCCGGATTCCGGTGATGGGCGCCGTGCGCGAAGCCGAAACCGCGCTGCAGCGCGACCTCGGCGCGAAGCCGTACCTGCCGATGGTCGGCCTCGCCGCGTATCGCGACGCCGTGCAGGCGCTCGTGTTCGGCGCCGATCACCCGGCCCGCGCGGCCGGCCGCATCGCGACGCTGCAGACGCTCGGCGGCTCCGGCGCGCTGAAGGTGGGCGCCGATTTCCTGAAGCGCTACTTCCCGGATGCGCAGGTGTGGCTCAGCGATCCGAGCTGGGAAAACCACCGCTTCATCTTCGAGCGCGCCGGCTTCACGGTGAACACGTATCCGTACTACGACGAGGCGACGGGTGGCCTGAAGTTCGACGCGATGCTCGCGGCGATCGACGCGCTGCCGGCGCGCAGCATCGTGCTGCTGCACGCGTGCTGCCATAACCCGACCGGTGTCGACCTCGACGAAGGCCAGTGGGAGAAGCTGATCGACGTGATCGAGGCGCGCGGGCTGCTGCCGTTCGTCGACATGGCCTACCAGGGCTTCGGCGCGGGCCTCGACGCGGACGCGTTCGCGGTGCGCGAACTGGCCCGCCGCGGCGTGCCGGCGCTGGTCGCGAACTCGTTCTCGAAGAACTTCTCGCTGTACGGCGAGCGCGTGGGCGGCCTGAGCGTCGTCTGCGAGGATGCCGCCGCGGCCGACCGCGTGCTCGGCCAGCTGGCCGGCGCCGTGCGCTCGAACTACAGCAACCCGCCGATCCACGGCGCGAAGATCGTGTCGACGGTGCTCACCACGCCGGCGCTGCGCAAGCAGTGGGAAGAGGAACTGGCGGCGATGTGCCGCCGCATCGCGCGGATGCGCCAGTCGATCCATGACGGCCTGCGCGACCACGTGAGCGGCGAGGCACTGACGCGCTACGTGAAGCAGCGCGGGATGTTCACGTACACGGGCCTGACCGAATCGCAGGTCGATGCGCTGCGCGAGGTGCACGGCGTGTACATCCTGCGTTCGGGCCGGATGTGCGTCGCGGGCCTGAACGATTCGAACGTCGCGATCGTCGCCGATGCGATCGGCAAGGTGCTGAAGAGCAGCGTTTGA
- a CDS encoding amino acid permease: MVSGNESDGLKRGLKNRHIQLIALGGALGTGLFLGIAQTIKMAGPSVLLGYAVAGIVAFFIMRQLGEMVVDEPVAGSFSYFANKYVGHFTGFLSGWNYWVLYILVSMAELSAVGIYVQYWWPGVPTWVSALVFFVAINLLNLASVKSYGETEFWFSIVKVAAIVGMIGFGGWLLASGHAGPEASVRNLWQHGGFFPNGVSGLVMSMAAIMFSFGGLELIGITAAEADDPKRSIPRATNQVIYRILIFYIGALAVLLSLYPWEKVVTGGSPFVLIFHALSSNVVANVLNVVVLTAALSVYNSGVYSNSRMLFGLAQQGNAPKVLCSVNRRGIPLAALGASALATGVCVLVNYFMPGKAFEVLMGLVVSALIINWAMITLIHLKFRQAKRAAREETSFRSLGYPFTNYLCLAFMAGILVVMYLTPDLRLSVYLIPVWLAVLAVGYRFRQKNAGYAVHDGASAR; encoded by the coding sequence ATGGTTTCTGGAAACGAGAGCGACGGCCTGAAGCGCGGGCTGAAGAACCGGCACATCCAGCTGATTGCGCTCGGCGGCGCGCTCGGCACGGGGCTGTTCCTCGGCATCGCGCAGACGATCAAGATGGCGGGCCCGTCCGTGCTGCTCGGTTACGCGGTAGCCGGCATCGTCGCGTTCTTCATCATGCGACAGCTCGGCGAGATGGTCGTCGACGAGCCCGTCGCCGGCTCGTTCAGCTACTTCGCCAACAAGTACGTCGGCCACTTCACCGGCTTCCTGTCGGGCTGGAACTACTGGGTGCTGTACATCCTCGTCAGCATGGCCGAGCTGTCGGCCGTCGGGATCTACGTGCAGTACTGGTGGCCCGGCGTGCCGACCTGGGTGTCGGCGCTGGTGTTCTTCGTCGCGATCAACCTGCTCAACCTGGCGAGCGTGAAGTCGTACGGCGAGACGGAATTCTGGTTCTCGATCGTCAAGGTTGCCGCGATCGTCGGGATGATCGGCTTCGGCGGCTGGCTGCTCGCGAGCGGCCATGCGGGGCCGGAGGCGAGCGTCCGGAACCTGTGGCAGCACGGCGGCTTCTTCCCGAACGGCGTGTCGGGGCTCGTGATGTCGATGGCCGCGATCATGTTCTCGTTCGGCGGGCTGGAGCTGATCGGCATCACCGCGGCCGAGGCCGACGATCCGAAGCGCAGCATTCCGCGCGCGACCAACCAGGTGATCTACCGGATCCTGATTTTCTACATCGGCGCGCTCGCCGTGCTGCTGTCGCTGTATCCGTGGGAAAAGGTCGTCACCGGCGGCAGCCCGTTCGTGCTGATCTTCCACGCGCTGAGCAGCAACGTGGTGGCCAACGTGCTGAACGTTGTCGTGCTGACGGCCGCGCTGTCGGTCTACAACAGCGGCGTGTACAGCAACAGCCGGATGCTGTTCGGCCTCGCGCAGCAGGGCAATGCGCCTAAGGTGCTGTGCTCGGTGAACAGGCGCGGCATTCCGCTCGCCGCGCTCGGTGCGTCGGCGCTCGCGACCGGCGTGTGCGTGCTGGTCAACTACTTCATGCCGGGCAAGGCGTTCGAGGTGCTGATGGGCCTCGTCGTGTCGGCGCTGATCATCAACTGGGCGATGATCACGCTGATCCACCTGAAGTTCCGCCAGGCGAAGCGTGCGGCCCGGGAGGAGACTTCCTTCCGCAGTCTGGGCTATCCTTTCACGAATTACCTGTGCCTGGCATTCATGGCCGGCATTCTCGTCGTGATGTACCTGACGCCGGATCTCCGCCTGTCGGTGTACCTGATCCCGGTATGGCTCGCGGTGCTCGCGGTCGGGTATCGCTTCCGTCAGAAGAATGCAGGCTATGCGGTGCACGACGGCGCATCCGCACGCTGA
- a CDS encoding Lrp/AsnC family transcriptional regulator, which translates to MHEPVLDRLDRHLLAILQENGRASNLDLAKAVGLSPAQTLRRHRRLEEIGAIRRYETRLCPDTLGFGVTAFVHVTMERGHIRDLSKFQKLVSDLAQIQECFSVTGDIDYVLKVVARDLKGLSTFLLETLMRIPGVSGVHSSVCLDEIKCTSAMPVED; encoded by the coding sequence ATGCATGAACCGGTTCTGGATCGCCTCGATCGCCACTTGCTCGCGATCCTGCAGGAGAACGGCCGCGCGTCGAACCTCGACCTGGCGAAGGCGGTCGGCCTGTCGCCCGCGCAGACACTACGCCGCCACCGGCGGCTGGAGGAAATCGGCGCGATCCGCCGCTACGAAACCCGGCTGTGCCCCGACACGCTCGGGTTTGGCGTCACCGCCTTCGTGCACGTGACGATGGAGCGCGGGCATATCCGCGACCTGTCGAAGTTCCAGAAACTGGTGTCGGATCTCGCGCAGATCCAGGAGTGTTTTTCGGTAACGGGCGATATCGACTACGTGCTGAAGGTCGTCGCGCGCGACCTGAAGGGGCTGTCCACGTTCCTGCTCGAGACGCTGATGCGCATTCCCGGCGTGAGCGGCGTGCATTCGAGCGTGTGCCTCGACGAGATCAAGTGCACGAGCGCGATGCCGGTCGAAGATTGA
- a CDS encoding lytic polysaccharide monooxygenase: MKQTIRRSVSSVMMRALAGAALLTVMAGAHAHGRLTEPPSRIVLCTQGQNPNCPVDAWHANAMENGKFFPATQSGLSDPFAPDDAKNAAPPKDGEIAGASTNGPLPVLNEQSPGRWQKIPLRPGALQNFKWEFSAVHKTRRWNYFITRADWNPSEKLTRAQFEPTPFCTIQNPGQPYWDPNANLVPSQPTIHQCRLPVRTGYHVILAVWEVADTSMGFYQVVDAVFTNGDTTRSPF, translated from the coding sequence ATGAAACAGACCATCCGAAGATCCGTTTCTTCCGTCATGATGCGCGCGCTGGCCGGTGCGGCGCTGCTGACCGTAATGGCCGGTGCGCACGCGCACGGCCGTTTGACCGAACCGCCTTCGCGCATCGTGCTGTGCACGCAAGGCCAGAATCCGAACTGCCCTGTCGACGCCTGGCACGCGAACGCGATGGAGAACGGCAAGTTCTTTCCCGCGACGCAAAGCGGCCTGTCGGATCCGTTCGCACCGGACGACGCGAAGAATGCCGCACCGCCGAAGGACGGCGAAATCGCCGGCGCCAGCACGAATGGCCCGTTGCCCGTGCTGAACGAGCAATCGCCGGGCCGCTGGCAGAAGATTCCGCTACGGCCGGGTGCATTGCAGAATTTCAAATGGGAATTCAGCGCCGTGCACAAGACGCGTCGCTGGAACTACTTCATCACACGCGCCGACTGGAACCCGTCGGAAAAGCTGACGCGTGCGCAGTTCGAGCCCACGCCGTTCTGCACGATCCAGAATCCCGGCCAGCCATACTGGGATCCGAACGCGAACCTCGTTCCGTCGCAGCCGACGATCCATCAATGCCGGCTGCCGGTCCGCACCGGCTATCACGTGATCCTCGCCGTGTGGGAAGTGGCCGACACCTCGATGGGCTTCTATCAGGTCGTCGACGCGGTCTTCACCAACGGCGATACGACACGCAGCCCGTTCTGA